One part of the Tunicatimonas pelagia genome encodes these proteins:
- a CDS encoding OmpA family protein, translating to MRRLLLLYSAVLTCTVSLAQIKPAQSPFALQDTAKSAVPAKIQDLFSFPNLHKLPYYQHERKLQSIRKAAQAQDTAQWYPQLYQYVRNFGVQNFFKDNQLLWQLAKLEEAQGDTLAAVGLYKLVLKHYTDGMAAKMARKNLEQYQLEQKDDYVPLEYYYELVEYRKEIDTLRPPRGVYLNMGAGINSSSGDYGPSLSASNDVMLFTSKRNKLERGFKTYDNEDLMLSRNENGYWMDAIPLENINSPFNEGSACLSPDGATLYFSRCLAPDGFGSCDLYVAYRDDEGVWNTPANLGASINSPYWDSHPSLSPGGDTLYFSSDRLGGFGLSDIYYTFKDEQGNWVPVRNIGPTINTRGSEVSPFFHPKHQVLYFSSNGHLLNFGEYDIYKSYRKSALWDEPKNVGPLVNGSGSEFYFTIDANSQNLYYARSVENNMGNLDLYSFPLPMEAQPLATVNLKGTLVDSETGDPFSEGIVSVIDLDNGVEVAPKFLKKDGSFSFNLINNNNYLLIIQGEHFFRLEEIFFLAGDQEFNFETEAISSRLKFENLEFDNGKAELKTEMYGDLNKIADFLLDNPYVKLRIEGHTDSDGDPNLNLKLSQDRADAIKEYLITFGNIEEPRIEAIGYGSSRPIVEEVTDEDKMLNRRVEFNIVKE from the coding sequence ATGCGAAGATTATTACTGCTATATAGTGCGGTACTTACCTGTACAGTAAGCCTAGCCCAGATAAAACCGGCTCAAAGCCCGTTTGCCCTGCAAGATACTGCCAAAAGTGCAGTCCCGGCTAAAATACAGGATTTATTTTCTTTCCCGAACTTACATAAGCTTCCTTATTATCAACATGAACGGAAATTGCAAAGCATCCGCAAAGCAGCTCAGGCTCAGGATACCGCCCAATGGTATCCGCAATTGTACCAATACGTGCGGAATTTTGGGGTGCAAAACTTTTTTAAAGATAACCAGCTACTGTGGCAATTGGCCAAGCTAGAGGAGGCACAGGGAGATACTTTGGCTGCGGTAGGGCTTTACAAGCTGGTGCTAAAACATTACACCGATGGTATGGCCGCTAAAATGGCTCGTAAAAACTTGGAGCAGTACCAACTGGAGCAAAAAGACGACTACGTTCCGCTGGAATACTACTACGAACTAGTGGAGTACCGAAAAGAGATTGACACCCTTCGCCCCCCCCGCGGGGTGTATCTGAATATGGGAGCAGGCATCAATTCCTCTTCGGGTGACTACGGCCCCTCGCTAAGTGCTAGCAACGATGTGATGCTCTTCACCTCCAAACGAAACAAACTGGAGCGTGGATTTAAGACCTACGATAACGAAGATCTGATGCTCAGTCGTAATGAGAACGGCTACTGGATGGACGCTATTCCGCTGGAAAACATCAACTCTCCGTTCAACGAAGGCTCCGCCTGCCTCAGTCCCGATGGAGCTACGCTTTACTTTTCTCGCTGCTTGGCTCCCGATGGTTTTGGTAGCTGCGATTTGTACGTAGCTTACCGCGATGACGAAGGGGTCTGGAACACTCCGGCTAACCTGGGAGCCTCTATCAACAGTCCCTACTGGGATTCTCACCCTTCCCTCTCGCCGGGAGGTGATACACTCTATTTTTCTTCTGACCGCCTGGGCGGATTTGGGCTATCAGATATTTATTATACTTTTAAAGATGAGCAAGGCAACTGGGTACCGGTTCGCAATATTGGCCCAACAATTAACACCCGAGGCAGTGAAGTAAGTCCGTTTTTTCATCCTAAGCACCAAGTGCTGTACTTCAGCTCTAACGGGCATCTGCTCAATTTTGGAGAGTACGATATTTATAAATCGTACCGAAAAAGTGCGCTGTGGGATGAACCAAAAAATGTAGGTCCGCTCGTAAATGGTAGTGGTAGTGAGTTTTATTTCACGATTGATGCTAATTCCCAAAACCTCTACTACGCCCGCTCGGTGGAAAATAATATGGGGAACCTCGACCTCTACTCCTTTCCACTACCGATGGAAGCCCAACCACTGGCAACGGTCAACCTTAAAGGTACCTTGGTAGATTCTGAAACGGGTGATCCGTTCAGCGAAGGTATTGTATCGGTAATTGACTTAGACAATGGAGTGGAAGTAGCCCCAAAGTTTCTGAAAAAAGACGGTAGCTTTTCGTTTAATCTGATTAACAATAATAACTATCTACTAATTATTCAGGGAGAGCATTTTTTCCGATTAGAAGAAATATTCTTTTTAGCGGGCGACCAGGAGTTCAACTTTGAAACCGAAGCCATTTCTAGCCGCCTAAAGTTTGAGAACCTCGAATTTGACAACGGAAAAGCTGAACTTAAAACCGAGATGTACGGCGACCTCAATAAAATTGCCGATTTCTTGCTCGATAACCCCTACGTAAAGCTTCGCATTGAAGGGCATACTGACTCTGACGGTGACCCCAACCTTAATTTGAAGCTCTCGCAAGATCGAGCTGATGCCATTAAAGAATACTTAATAACCTTTGGTAATATTGAAGAACCTCGCATTGAGGCTATTGGCTACGGCAGCTCTCGCCCCATTGTAGAAGAGGTGACGGACGAAGATAAAATGCTCAACCGTCGGGTAGAATTTAATATTGTGAAGGAGTAA
- a CDS encoding glycoside hydrolase family 2 protein: MFKYLLPSAFLFLFACQPPAEQEAPPEWQPQSAPIMTRWAADVSPNTAYQEYPRPQMVREQWLNLNGLWEYAITDKDGGMPNEYQGNILVPFPIESALSGVKQMVQPHQKLWYRTTFTIPEDWSAESLLLHFGAVDWEATVYINGQNLGTHRGGYDPFTLEIQQAASAENEHEIIVEVWDPTDEGKQPTGKQTLNPRGIWYTPTTGIWQTVWVEPVPTSYIEQIRLIPNIDEEKLTVAVQTNDESTMSNVRLTALDGGQEVATQEGSDNLPIGLSITSPKLWSPDSPFLYDLTVELTDADGNVVDKIESYFGMRKISVEKADDGYNRLFLNNEPLFQLGPLDQGFWPDGLYTAPSDAALKYDVEATKQMGFNMARKHVKVEPARWYYWCDKLGLLVWQDMPSGEERVRRDGEEIQRTSESAEQFETELTELIDDFYNHPSIVMWVIFNEGWGQYETARLTEWAKEYDSTRLINPASGWLDMGVGDVNDMHKYPGPGMPEVEDVRVAVLGEFGGQALVVPDHLWVTDLSKAPTHFKTSTSADSLLMAYSSLYVPLDSLKKQGLAAAVYTQTTDVESEVNGLMTYDRAVIKMDLDTLQLIHEKLYD, encoded by the coding sequence ATGTTTAAGTACTTGCTTCCATCCGCTTTTCTGTTCCTTTTTGCTTGCCAACCGCCCGCTGAGCAGGAAGCCCCACCCGAGTGGCAACCTCAATCTGCACCTATCATGACTCGCTGGGCTGCCGATGTTTCGCCTAACACAGCCTACCAAGAATATCCTCGCCCACAAATGGTTCGGGAACAGTGGCTCAATCTGAACGGACTCTGGGAGTACGCTATCACTGATAAAGACGGCGGTATGCCTAATGAATATCAGGGCAATATTTTGGTTCCTTTTCCCATTGAATCAGCCCTCTCGGGAGTGAAGCAAATGGTGCAACCCCATCAGAAGCTGTGGTACCGAACAACGTTTACCATTCCTGAAGACTGGTCGGCCGAGAGCTTGTTACTACATTTTGGGGCGGTAGACTGGGAAGCTACCGTGTACATTAATGGACAAAACTTGGGCACGCACCGAGGCGGTTACGATCCGTTTACCCTTGAAATTCAACAAGCAGCCTCTGCTGAAAACGAACACGAAATTATTGTGGAAGTCTGGGACCCAACTGACGAAGGTAAACAACCAACCGGTAAGCAAACCCTGAACCCTCGTGGTATTTGGTATACTCCTACCACGGGCATCTGGCAAACAGTGTGGGTGGAACCGGTACCCACCTCTTACATTGAGCAGATTAGACTGATTCCGAATATTGACGAAGAGAAGCTTACGGTAGCCGTTCAGACTAACGACGAATCTACGATGAGCAACGTACGCCTAACGGCTCTCGATGGTGGACAGGAAGTGGCTACACAAGAGGGCAGCGATAATCTTCCCATTGGGTTATCGATTACTAGTCCCAAACTGTGGTCGCCCGACAGCCCTTTTCTGTACGACCTGACCGTAGAACTAACCGATGCTGATGGAAATGTGGTAGATAAAATAGAAAGCTATTTCGGAATGCGAAAAATATCGGTAGAAAAAGCCGACGATGGCTACAACCGTTTGTTTTTGAATAACGAACCCCTATTCCAGCTAGGGCCACTTGACCAGGGCTTTTGGCCCGATGGTTTGTATACGGCTCCTTCGGATGCTGCCCTGAAGTATGACGTGGAAGCGACCAAGCAAATGGGTTTCAATATGGCCCGTAAGCATGTGAAGGTTGAACCAGCCCGTTGGTACTACTGGTGCGATAAACTTGGTCTGCTGGTTTGGCAAGATATGCCCAGTGGCGAAGAGCGCGTGCGCCGCGATGGTGAAGAAATTCAGCGCACCTCAGAGTCGGCCGAACAGTTTGAAACCGAACTAACCGAACTCATTGACGATTTTTACAACCATCCGTCTATCGTAATGTGGGTAATTTTTAACGAAGGCTGGGGTCAATACGAAACCGCACGACTTACCGAATGGGCAAAGGAATATGACTCAACCCGACTTATTAATCCGGCAAGCGGTTGGTTGGATATGGGAGTAGGTGACGTAAACGATATGCATAAGTACCCTGGACCGGGTATGCCCGAAGTGGAGGACGTACGCGTAGCGGTGCTTGGCGAGTTTGGTGGGCAGGCTCTGGTAGTTCCCGATCATTTATGGGTTACTGATTTATCCAAAGCCCCTACCCACTTTAAAACATCTACTTCAGCCGATAGCTTATTGATGGCTTACAGCAGTCTTTATGTTCCGTTGGATTCTCTGAAGAAGCAAGGACTGGCTGCTGCCGTGTATACTCAAACCACCGACGTAGAATCTGAGGTGAATGGACTAATGACTTACGACCGAGCCGTTATCAAAATGGACTTAGATACGTTGCAATTGATTCATGAGAAGTTGTATGATTAA
- a CDS encoding alpha/beta hydrolase family protein, whose protein sequence is MNYSTLLFLLSLVSLSLFSSNMSAQPDFKPNYDENKVPAYTLPNPLVFENGDAVKNQADWQQRRTEILQLFSSQVYGKTPSQSLDLRTKTLSTNQKVLGGKATRKEVRVFFTEQGTRPYMDILLFVPNGNNRPAPAFLGLNFYGNHTIHPDSSITLSDQWMRANEDFGIVDHRATEASRGVRVPRWPVETIIDRGYALATVYCGDIDPDKNDFQDGVHPIFYQANQQEPTNDEWGTIGAWAWGLSRALDHLQTEDAVNGDQIAVIGHSRLGKAALWAGAQDKRFAMVISNNSGCGGAALSRRAYGETVGRINHAFPHWFCDNFEQYNKNESSLPVDQHMLLALIAPRPLYVASAEEDEWADPKGEFLSAAHATPVYELLGKSGLPTTKFPPVDQPVTGTIGYHIRSGGHDINSYDWQQYLNFADQHFTTESP, encoded by the coding sequence ATGAACTACTCTACCCTTCTTTTTTTACTTAGTTTAGTATCTCTGTCTCTCTTTTCTTCTAATATGTCGGCTCAACCTGACTTTAAGCCCAACTACGACGAAAATAAAGTACCTGCCTATACGCTGCCTAATCCGCTAGTATTTGAAAATGGTGATGCGGTAAAAAATCAGGCCGATTGGCAACAGCGTAGAACTGAGATTTTACAACTATTTTCTTCTCAGGTATACGGCAAAACCCCAAGCCAGTCGCTTGATCTACGAACTAAAACGCTTTCTACCAACCAAAAAGTATTAGGCGGTAAAGCAACCCGCAAAGAAGTGCGCGTCTTCTTCACGGAACAGGGTACTCGACCTTACATGGATATTTTATTATTTGTGCCCAACGGTAACAATCGTCCGGCACCAGCTTTTCTGGGGTTAAATTTTTACGGGAATCACACCATTCATCCTGACTCTTCCATTACACTTTCTGATCAGTGGATGCGAGCCAACGAAGATTTCGGTATTGTAGACCACCGGGCTACTGAGGCTTCTCGCGGGGTGCGCGTGCCCCGTTGGCCAGTAGAAACCATTATTGATCGAGGCTACGCTTTAGCCACGGTCTACTGCGGTGATATTGATCCTGATAAAAATGATTTTCAAGATGGCGTTCACCCGATTTTTTATCAGGCCAATCAGCAAGAACCGACCAACGATGAGTGGGGCACTATCGGGGCTTGGGCTTGGGGATTAAGTCGGGCATTAGATCATCTACAAACCGAAGACGCTGTTAACGGCGATCAAATAGCGGTTATCGGCCATTCTCGGTTGGGGAAAGCTGCGCTGTGGGCCGGAGCTCAGGATAAACGCTTTGCGATGGTTATTTCTAATAACTCCGGCTGTGGTGGAGCAGCCCTATCACGACGTGCTTACGGCGAGACTGTCGGTCGGATCAATCACGCCTTCCCCCACTGGTTCTGCGATAACTTTGAGCAGTACAATAAAAATGAGTCTTCCCTGCCAGTTGACCAGCACATGCTGCTTGCCCTGATCGCTCCCCGCCCGCTCTACGTAGCTAGTGCAGAAGAAGACGAATGGGCTGATCCTAAAGGTGAATTCTTATCGGCAGCACACGCTACGCCCGTCTATGAACTACTGGGTAAGAGCGGGCTTCCTACCACCAAGTTCCCTCCGGTAGACCAGCCAGTAACTGGCACTATCGGCTACCATATCCGTAGCGGCGGGCACGATATTAACTCCTACGATTGGCAACAATACCTCAACTTTGCTGACCAGCACTTTACGACCGAAAGTCCTTAG
- a CDS encoding DUF7009 family protein produces the protein MKLRIKGNSLRLRLTQAEVQRISEGESVREVMNIGGGNPSFIYSLTIHANQLPVAVVYQNHEIHVTISRQVSRQWATTNQISIEENIPTEDRHSLHVLIEKDFRCLHRNVQDEPDQFPNPKATEAS, from the coding sequence ATGAAACTGCGAATTAAAGGGAATAGCCTTCGGTTACGATTAACCCAGGCCGAAGTGCAACGCATTAGTGAAGGAGAATCGGTACGAGAAGTAATGAATATTGGTGGAGGAAATCCTTCCTTTATTTATAGTCTGACAATTCATGCAAATCAGCTGCCTGTAGCGGTGGTTTACCAGAATCATGAGATTCATGTAACTATCTCAAGGCAGGTATCTCGGCAGTGGGCTACCACCAACCAAATAAGTATTGAAGAGAATATTCCGACAGAAGACAGGCATTCATTGCACGTTTTAATTGAGAAAGATTTTCGTTGCTTACACCGAAATGTTCAAGATGAACCCGACCAATTTCCCAACCCGAAAGCCACTGAAGCAAGCTGA
- a CDS encoding histone deacetylase family protein: MSEAEPSVFFSDQHLYSLPEQHRFPIDKYILVKEQLLYQGIIREAQLTDPGLCSEGDILRVHTPEYWQAVKTRTLPARMVRRIGLPNTKVSVNRARNSVAGTIAAAEAALQTGIGINLAGGTHHAYADRGEGFSTLNDIAIASRRLLAQQLAERILIIDLDVHQGNGNAVIFQNDPAVFTFSMHGKDNYPLKKEQSDWDIALATGTEDEEYLRLLEDALPKLIEYQQPQIVFYQSGVDVLATDKLGKLALSKAGCRRRDELVFEYCVRHNIPVVTTMGGGYSERMADIVDAHCNTIQAGLAIYAE, translated from the coding sequence TTGAGCGAAGCCGAACCTTCCGTTTTCTTTTCCGATCAACATTTATACAGCTTACCGGAGCAGCACCGCTTCCCGATTGATAAATATATTCTGGTAAAAGAGCAGTTGCTGTACCAAGGAATAATCCGGGAAGCCCAGCTAACCGATCCGGGACTCTGTTCGGAGGGAGATATTTTGCGAGTACATACGCCAGAGTACTGGCAGGCCGTTAAAACGCGTACTCTGCCAGCCCGAATGGTTCGCCGAATTGGGTTGCCTAATACCAAAGTTTCGGTAAACCGGGCAAGGAACAGTGTAGCAGGAACGATCGCGGCAGCTGAGGCTGCTCTACAAACCGGGATTGGTATAAATTTAGCCGGAGGAACGCATCACGCTTACGCTGACCGGGGTGAGGGGTTTAGCACGCTTAACGATATTGCGATTGCTAGCCGGAGGCTGTTAGCCCAACAACTAGCGGAACGAATTCTGATTATTGATTTGGATGTGCATCAGGGTAACGGGAATGCAGTGATTTTTCAGAATGACCCAGCCGTTTTCACCTTCAGTATGCACGGAAAAGACAATTATCCGCTAAAGAAAGAACAATCGGATTGGGATATTGCGCTTGCTACCGGAACCGAAGATGAGGAGTATCTTAGGCTTTTAGAAGACGCTTTACCAAAGTTGATAGAATATCAGCAGCCCCAAATTGTATTTTACCAGTCGGGAGTCGATGTGCTGGCTACTGATAAATTGGGTAAACTAGCGTTGAGCAAAGCCGGTTGCCGTCGGCGCGATGAACTTGTATTTGAATACTGCGTTCGGCACAATATTCCGGTGGTAACAACAATGGGCGGAGGTTACTCCGAACGTATGGCCGATATCGTTGACGCTCACTGCAACACCATTCAAGCCGGACTGGCGATCTACGCAGAATGA
- a CDS encoding sensor histidine kinase produces the protein MHYFAFRLHIIFRLLLIIGLGYTAVYVLTQTHFWLVSFWVILAAIISVIELLRYIERSHRELENLVTAIHQGDFTNTYQPHWRKSGELLAHAYNKLVATYRELRQEKESNHQYLQNVVKHISVALIGLNQKNEVTLVNPAAKQLLKHPVIRHLTDIRSVDEDLYHRICQLEAGQRVMVKLVRNDRLMQLAVQASEFYLQGTYYKLISLQDLRRELEEQELASWQKLIRVLTHEIMNSVIPIANLSGIVRQTLLQTQQVATLQLQTLDEEDSHDLLESLKVIEDRSQGLANFVKAYRSLTQVAPPHFREVTVIDLVQRIHGLFATTFKEREIQWSQSISPETLTFTIDLELIEQVLINLVKNALEALEETAQPRITLSAYRTEANEGIIELSDNGSGISPEVTEHIFVPFYTTKPKGSGVGLSLSQQIMRLHRGTISVRPSPEEGATFVLHF, from the coding sequence ATGCACTACTTTGCCTTCCGCTTGCATATTATTTTTCGCCTGCTACTCATTATCGGATTGGGTTACACAGCAGTTTATGTGCTTACACAGACCCACTTTTGGCTGGTTTCTTTCTGGGTAATTCTGGCGGCCATCATCAGCGTAATTGAATTGCTTCGCTACATTGAGCGGTCGCATCGGGAACTAGAAAACTTAGTAACGGCCATTCATCAGGGAGATTTCACCAATACCTACCAGCCGCATTGGCGCAAATCAGGCGAGTTGCTGGCTCACGCTTATAACAAATTAGTTGCCACTTATCGGGAGTTGCGGCAGGAGAAAGAAAGTAATCATCAGTACCTACAAAATGTGGTAAAGCATATATCAGTAGCACTGATTGGACTAAATCAGAAAAATGAAGTAACACTGGTCAATCCGGCAGCCAAGCAGCTTTTAAAGCATCCGGTGATCCGCCACCTAACAGATATTAGATCCGTAGATGAAGACTTGTACCACCGCATCTGTCAGCTAGAAGCCGGGCAGCGGGTAATGGTTAAGCTAGTAAGAAATGATCGGCTGATGCAGTTGGCAGTACAAGCCTCTGAATTTTATTTACAAGGGACCTACTACAAACTGATTTCTTTGCAAGACTTACGGCGGGAGCTGGAAGAGCAGGAATTAGCCTCCTGGCAAAAACTAATCCGGGTGCTCACCCACGAAATAATGAACTCAGTAATTCCGATTGCTAACTTGAGCGGGATAGTTCGCCAGACCTTGCTACAAACCCAGCAGGTAGCCACTCTTCAGTTACAGACGCTGGATGAAGAGGATAGCCACGACTTACTGGAGAGCCTAAAAGTGATTGAAGACCGGAGCCAGGGATTAGCTAACTTCGTGAAAGCTTATCGTAGCCTTACCCAAGTAGCTCCACCCCACTTCCGAGAGGTAACAGTAATAGATTTGGTTCAGCGGATACACGGCTTATTTGCTACTACGTTTAAGGAGCGAGAAATTCAGTGGAGCCAATCCATCTCACCGGAAACCCTAACTTTTACCATTGATTTGGAGCTGATTGAGCAAGTACTGATTAACTTGGTTAAAAATGCACTAGAAGCCCTGGAAGAAACCGCTCAGCCGCGCATCACACTTTCCGCCTACCGAACCGAGGCGAACGAAGGAATCATTGAATTAAGTGATAATGGGTCGGGCATTTCCCCGGAGGTTACAGAACACATATTTGTGCCCTTCTATACTACTAAGCCTAAAGGCTCCGGCGTTGGCTTAAGTCTGTCCCAGCAAATTATGCGGTTGCACCGAGGAACTATTTCTGTTCGCCCCTCGCCCGAGGAGGGTGCTACGTTCGTATTACATTTCTAA
- the lon gene encoding endopeptidase La: MNINSAFNQLFTQDFDEETDDLIQLVTAEEEEEDEEIEFPVELSVLPIRNTVLFPGVVIPITVGRKKSIKLVKQSYNEGSRLIGVIAQKDNQAEDPDTSEVYKVGTVAKIIKVLVLPDGNTTIIIQGKKRFKVSAFVRDEPYMVAQVKYLEEKFPTRQTKEVTALVQSLKEAAAKILRLNPEIPQEAQQALDNIDSPSFLTHFLSSNINVEVKDKQRLLEINNGKERAKLLLEYMLKDIQLLEIRHEIHSKVHSDIDQQQRDYFLRQQMKVLQDELGDGGTDQEVEKMRLRGEKKKWPKPVAEHFNKELEKLLRMNPAAAEYPLTFNYAEFLLDLPWQDYTEDNFDLKHAQRILDRDHYGLDKVKDRIIEYLAVLKLKNNMKGPILCLYGPPGVGKTSLGRSVASALNRKYARMSLGGVSDEAEIRGHRKTYIGAMPGKIIQNIKKAKSANPVFILDEIDKVRSDFRGDPSSALLEVLDPEQNSAFLDNYLEVDYDLSNVLFIATANSLDTIHPALRDRMEIIDISGYTLEEKVEIAKRHLIPKQRKEHGLTGKDISFDKKAVIRVVEDYTRESGVRNLERKLATVIRNVAKSVAMEEDYSKKITEAEVRRILGAPVFDKENYQDNNTPGVVTGLAWTQVGGEILFIESSLSRGKGKLTLSGQLGDVMKESAMTALSYLKSKAEQLGIHYKVFENYDLHVHVPAGAVPKDGPSAGITMLTAIASVYTQRKVKAKVAMTGEITLRGKVMPVGGIKEKILAARRAGITEIILCQKNRKDIEEIDARYVKGLKVHFVDTVSEVLDLALLKTKVEEPLALVSD, from the coding sequence ATGAATATAAATTCAGCTTTTAACCAACTTTTTACTCAGGATTTTGATGAAGAAACCGATGACCTCATACAACTAGTAACTGCCGAAGAAGAGGAAGAGGATGAAGAGATTGAGTTTCCGGTAGAGCTGTCGGTGTTGCCCATTCGCAATACCGTATTATTCCCCGGGGTCGTGATTCCAATCACCGTCGGAAGGAAAAAATCTATTAAGCTGGTAAAGCAGTCGTACAACGAAGGCTCTCGCCTCATTGGCGTAATTGCCCAAAAAGATAACCAAGCAGAAGATCCGGATACCAGCGAAGTCTACAAAGTAGGCACCGTTGCTAAAATAATTAAAGTGCTGGTCTTGCCCGATGGAAATACCACCATTATCATTCAAGGAAAAAAGCGATTTAAAGTAAGCGCGTTTGTGCGGGATGAGCCGTACATGGTAGCTCAAGTTAAGTATCTGGAAGAAAAATTTCCTACCCGCCAAACCAAAGAGGTAACCGCACTAGTGCAGTCACTCAAGGAAGCAGCGGCTAAAATTTTGCGGCTGAACCCGGAAATTCCGCAAGAGGCGCAGCAAGCTCTAGATAATATTGACAGCCCCAGTTTTCTGACGCACTTTCTATCATCTAATATCAATGTAGAGGTAAAAGATAAACAGCGGTTACTGGAGATCAATAATGGCAAGGAGCGAGCCAAGTTGCTTTTAGAGTACATGTTGAAGGACATACAACTGCTGGAAATTCGGCATGAAATCCATAGCAAAGTACATTCTGATATTGATCAGCAGCAGCGCGACTACTTCTTGCGGCAGCAAATGAAGGTGCTGCAAGATGAACTGGGCGACGGAGGAACCGATCAGGAAGTAGAAAAGATGCGACTACGCGGGGAGAAGAAAAAGTGGCCGAAACCTGTAGCCGAGCACTTTAACAAAGAACTTGAGAAGTTGCTGAGAATGAATCCGGCAGCGGCGGAATATCCGCTAACGTTCAATTATGCCGAATTTTTATTGGATTTGCCTTGGCAAGATTATACCGAAGATAACTTCGATCTGAAACACGCTCAGCGTATTCTTGATCGCGACCACTACGGACTCGACAAAGTAAAAGATCGAATTATTGAGTACTTGGCAGTACTCAAGCTGAAAAATAATATGAAAGGCCCTATTTTGTGCCTCTACGGCCCTCCGGGGGTAGGAAAAACTTCTTTGGGTCGGTCAGTAGCTTCAGCTCTGAACCGCAAATATGCTCGTATGTCGCTGGGGGGCGTAAGCGACGAAGCCGAAATTCGTGGCCATCGTAAGACCTATATTGGCGCGATGCCCGGAAAAATTATTCAGAACATCAAAAAGGCCAAGTCGGCCAACCCAGTGTTTATTCTGGATGAAATTGATAAGGTGCGATCTGATTTTCGGGGTGACCCTTCTTCCGCTTTATTGGAGGTGCTTGATCCTGAGCAAAACAGCGCGTTTTTAGATAATTATCTGGAAGTAGACTACGATCTTTCTAACGTGCTATTTATCGCCACGGCCAACTCCTTAGACACGATTCATCCGGCTCTGCGTGATCGGATGGAGATTATCGACATCTCGGGATATACCTTGGAAGAAAAGGTAGAGATTGCTAAGCGTCACCTGATTCCTAAGCAGCGCAAGGAGCACGGATTAACCGGCAAAGATATTTCGTTTGATAAAAAAGCAGTTATTCGGGTAGTGGAAGATTACACTCGCGAGTCGGGAGTGCGAAACCTAGAACGTAAACTAGCTACCGTTATTCGCAACGTGGCTAAGTCGGTAGCAATGGAAGAAGATTACTCCAAAAAAATTACCGAAGCCGAAGTGCGTCGCATTCTGGGTGCCCCGGTATTTGATAAAGAAAACTACCAAGATAACAATACTCCGGGAGTAGTAACGGGATTGGCTTGGACTCAAGTTGGTGGTGAGATTTTATTTATAGAAAGTAGCTTAAGCCGGGGTAAGGGAAAGTTAACTTTATCGGGACAACTTGGCGACGTGATGAAGGAGTCGGCCATGACGGCCCTTTCGTACTTAAAATCAAAAGCCGAGCAGCTGGGTATTCACTACAAAGTGTTTGAGAACTACGACCTGCATGTACACGTACCCGCTGGGGCAGTTCCTAAAGATGGTCCTTCTGCCGGAATTACCATGCTCACTGCGATCGCTTCGGTGTACACCCAGCGTAAGGTAAAAGCCAAGGTAGCAATGACCGGAGAAATAACTTTGCGCGGAAAGGTGATGCCAGTGGGGGGAATTAAGGAAAAAATTCTGGCGGCGCGCCGGGCAGGAATTACAGAAATTATTCTCTGTCAGAAAAACCGAAAGGATATTGAAGAGATTGATGCCCGCTACGTAAAAGGGTTGAAGGTACACTTTGTAGACACCGTGAGCGAGGTGCTAGATTTAGCCTTACTTAAAACCAAAGTAGAGGAACCACTGGCGTTAGTTTCGGATTGA